The following proteins come from a genomic window of Platichthys flesus chromosome 1, fPlaFle2.1, whole genome shotgun sequence:
- the lins1 gene encoding protein Lines homolog 1 isoform X1, whose protein sequence is MSERFDCLTHMYRCFVLGSRPSLSPGNVAGVVCVGGASPGEDRARVPAEERVHGNSVDVTCIRLSLVEMMTCLASPRQPEPAAKLTQYCVDTLTLLLQDMDLMTQLVHHFQSEDQIVSHLAAKCASTCVVYQLLKSGTVSPVWQQKCAQAFLSSPPAAELNTCLWSLTDVLKRLLKAAHQEILGKLVALFDSSLSALFSKFLHEDQQLLMDSTSSRPWGTTFCLLLDLLEALTASSYISGAEGVLENQRLAHIHSSALLTVISCSSEYFVKKRALLLLKRVILQKAGEDWASEDVLSAGQRHDCFNSDMNMLAQTVLAAVAADWLQSVQVGSVSFFGGTRHNRGDDGQKPDCVMLRGVSLLLLKSVELQTKTAGRTAEQDRSTEVYGYLQSLLGFLRRCSVQLTEVTHLCCWVSLLFGEQDDDMMEAAKSLLSIFLHHRLCSGLEELAELDAACSSGCNPHCHFLLLLRSVSFDHSTLLDFLISSETCFLEYFVRYLKYLKADWQGFTAACERDTESHCHVSLQESLTRLCGGDKPALTFKVQPEQDESIACVQPTCVFPPVEGVSLCSGLRLVEYDSSDESGPDSMEISEDAPGASIKQRRGGPPPSTRQKHYEPCDSSGYLSVPTSTQERRPEGLSPQSLQSRQRSHTLSGQGTCETLVRVVACLSELREVVTRLQTKKLFPYNPSSLLKILAGVEICSQQSPPSQFNK, encoded by the exons ATGAGCGAGCGCTTTGACTGTCTCACCCACATGTACAGATGTTTCGTCTTGGGGTCGCGGCCCAGCCTCAGTCCTGGGAATGTGGCCGGTGTGGTGTGTGTAGGAGGGGCGTCTCCCGGCGAGGACAGAGCGCGTGTCCCTGCGGAGGAGCGTGTTCATGGCAACAGCGTGGACGTGACCTGCATCAGGCTGTCTCTGGTGGAGATGATGACCTGCCTGGCTTCTCCGAGGCAGCCTGAACCTGCAGCAAAGCTCACCCAGTACTGTGTGGACACCCTGACCCTGTTGCTCCAGGACATGGATCTCATGACACAACTG GTCCATCATTTCCAGAGTGAGGACCAGATTGTCTCTCATCTGGCTGCAAAGTGTGCATCAACGTGTGTCGTCTACCAACTTTTAAAATCT GGTACAGTCAGTCCGGTCTGGCAGCAGAAGTGTGCACAGGCCTTTCTCAGCTCACCGCCCGCTGCTGAGTTGAATACTTGTCTGTGGTCACTGACTGATGTCTTAAAAAGACTCCTCAAAGCAGCTCATCAAG AGATCCTCGGGAAACTTGTGGCCCTTTTTGACTCAAGCCTCAGTGCTTTATTTTCAAAGTTTCTCCATGAAGACCAACAGCTTTTGATGGACTCCACCAGCAGCCGACCCTGGGGTACAAcgttctgcctcctgctggaCCTGCTGGAGGCACTGACTGCATCCAGTTACATCTCCGGAGCTGAAGGTGTTCTGGAGAATCAGAGATTAGCCCACATTCACTCCTCAGCGCTCCTGACTGTGATCAGCTGCTCCTCAGAGTATTTTGTGAAAAAGCGAGCGTTACTGCTTCTGAAGAGAGTAATTCTTCAGAAGGCTGGGGAGGACTGGGCTTCAGAAGATGTGCTGTCCGCCGGACAGAGACATGATTGTTTCAACTCGGATATGAACATGCTAGCTCAGACTGTGTTAGCAGCGGTGGCTGCTGATTGGTTGCAGAGTGTCCAAGTGggatctgtctctttctttggGGGGACCAGACACAACCGAGGGGATGATGGTCAGAAACCAGACTGTGTGATGTTGAGAGGTGTCAGCCTGCTTCTTCTCAAGTCCGTGGAGCTTCAGACAAAAACAGCTGGGAGAACAG CAGAGCAGGACAGATCCACAGAGGTTTACGGGTATCTACAGAGTCTGTTGGGCTTTCTGAGGCGTTGCAGTGTCCAGCTGACTGAAGTCACTCACCTCTGCTGCTGGGTCAGTCTGCTGTTTGGCGAGCAGGACGATGACATGATGGAGGCAGCTAAATCCTTGCTCTCCATATTCCTCCATCACAG ACTCTGTTCTGGCTTGGAGGAGTTGGCTGAGCTGGATGCAGCCTGCTCCTCTGGCTGCAACCCTCACTGCCACTTCCTGCTTCTACTCCGGAGTGTCTCCTTCGATCACAGCACCCTCCTCGacttcctcatctcctctgagACCTGCTTTCTGGAGTACTTTGTGCGGTACCTCAAATACCTTAAAGCGGACTGGCAGGGTTTCACTGCAGCATGtgaaagagacacagagtcGCACTGTCATGTTTCACTGCAGGAATCACTTACTCGCTTATGTGGTGGTGATAAACCTGCACTGACCTTTAAAGTTCAGCCAGAACAAGATGAATCTATCGCCTGTGTTCAGCCAACATGTGTTTTTCCACCAGTGGAAGGGGTCAGTTTGTGCAGTGGGCTTCGCCTTGTGGAGTATGACAGCTCTGATGAGTCTGGTCCTGACAGCATGGAGATTTCTGAGGATGCACCAGGGGCGTCTATTAAACAGAGAAGGGGTGGACCACCACCATCAACCAGACAGAAACACTATGAGCCATGTGACTCATCAGGATATCTGAGTGTACCTACATCGACACAGGAAAGAAGACCAGAGGGGCTTTCACCGCAAAGTTTACAGAGCAGGCAGAGATCACATACTCTGTCAGGACAGGGCACCTGTGAAACATTAGTCAGAGTAGTTGCCTGTCTGTCAGAGCTCAGAGAGGTAGTGACCAGGCTGCAGACAAAGAAACTCTTCCCATAcaacccttcctccctcttAAAAATCTTAGCAGGGGTTGAGATTTGTTCCCAGCAATCACCTCCATCACAgtttaataaatga
- the lins1 gene encoding protein Lines homolog 1 isoform X2, giving the protein MSERFDCLTHMYRCFVLGSRPSLSPGNVAGVVCVGGASPGEDRARVPAEERVHGNSVDVTCIRLSLVEMMTCLASPRQPEPAAKLTQYCVDTLTLLLQDMDLMTQLVHHFQSEDQIVSHLAAKCASTCVVYQLLKSGTVSPVWQQKCAQAFLSSPPAAELNTCLWSLTDVLKRLLKAAHQEILGKLVALFDSSLSALFSKFLHEDQQLLMDSTSSRPWGTTFCLLLDLLEALTASSYISGAEGVLENQRLAHIHSSALLTVISCSSEYFVKKRALLLLKRVILQKAGEDWASEDVLSAGQRHDCFNSDMNMLAQTVLAAVAADWLQSVQVGSVSFFGGTRHNRGDDGQKPDCVMLRGVSLLLLKSVELQTKTAGRTEQDRSTEVYGYLQSLLGFLRRCSVQLTEVTHLCCWVSLLFGEQDDDMMEAAKSLLSIFLHHRLCSGLEELAELDAACSSGCNPHCHFLLLLRSVSFDHSTLLDFLISSETCFLEYFVRYLKYLKADWQGFTAACERDTESHCHVSLQESLTRLCGGDKPALTFKVQPEQDESIACVQPTCVFPPVEGVSLCSGLRLVEYDSSDESGPDSMEISEDAPGASIKQRRGGPPPSTRQKHYEPCDSSGYLSVPTSTQERRPEGLSPQSLQSRQRSHTLSGQGTCETLVRVVACLSELREVVTRLQTKKLFPYNPSSLLKILAGVEICSQQSPPSQFNK; this is encoded by the exons ATGAGCGAGCGCTTTGACTGTCTCACCCACATGTACAGATGTTTCGTCTTGGGGTCGCGGCCCAGCCTCAGTCCTGGGAATGTGGCCGGTGTGGTGTGTGTAGGAGGGGCGTCTCCCGGCGAGGACAGAGCGCGTGTCCCTGCGGAGGAGCGTGTTCATGGCAACAGCGTGGACGTGACCTGCATCAGGCTGTCTCTGGTGGAGATGATGACCTGCCTGGCTTCTCCGAGGCAGCCTGAACCTGCAGCAAAGCTCACCCAGTACTGTGTGGACACCCTGACCCTGTTGCTCCAGGACATGGATCTCATGACACAACTG GTCCATCATTTCCAGAGTGAGGACCAGATTGTCTCTCATCTGGCTGCAAAGTGTGCATCAACGTGTGTCGTCTACCAACTTTTAAAATCT GGTACAGTCAGTCCGGTCTGGCAGCAGAAGTGTGCACAGGCCTTTCTCAGCTCACCGCCCGCTGCTGAGTTGAATACTTGTCTGTGGTCACTGACTGATGTCTTAAAAAGACTCCTCAAAGCAGCTCATCAAG AGATCCTCGGGAAACTTGTGGCCCTTTTTGACTCAAGCCTCAGTGCTTTATTTTCAAAGTTTCTCCATGAAGACCAACAGCTTTTGATGGACTCCACCAGCAGCCGACCCTGGGGTACAAcgttctgcctcctgctggaCCTGCTGGAGGCACTGACTGCATCCAGTTACATCTCCGGAGCTGAAGGTGTTCTGGAGAATCAGAGATTAGCCCACATTCACTCCTCAGCGCTCCTGACTGTGATCAGCTGCTCCTCAGAGTATTTTGTGAAAAAGCGAGCGTTACTGCTTCTGAAGAGAGTAATTCTTCAGAAGGCTGGGGAGGACTGGGCTTCAGAAGATGTGCTGTCCGCCGGACAGAGACATGATTGTTTCAACTCGGATATGAACATGCTAGCTCAGACTGTGTTAGCAGCGGTGGCTGCTGATTGGTTGCAGAGTGTCCAAGTGggatctgtctctttctttggGGGGACCAGACACAACCGAGGGGATGATGGTCAGAAACCAGACTGTGTGATGTTGAGAGGTGTCAGCCTGCTTCTTCTCAAGTCCGTGGAGCTTCAGACAAAAACAGCTGGGAGAACAG AGCAGGACAGATCCACAGAGGTTTACGGGTATCTACAGAGTCTGTTGGGCTTTCTGAGGCGTTGCAGTGTCCAGCTGACTGAAGTCACTCACCTCTGCTGCTGGGTCAGTCTGCTGTTTGGCGAGCAGGACGATGACATGATGGAGGCAGCTAAATCCTTGCTCTCCATATTCCTCCATCACAG ACTCTGTTCTGGCTTGGAGGAGTTGGCTGAGCTGGATGCAGCCTGCTCCTCTGGCTGCAACCCTCACTGCCACTTCCTGCTTCTACTCCGGAGTGTCTCCTTCGATCACAGCACCCTCCTCGacttcctcatctcctctgagACCTGCTTTCTGGAGTACTTTGTGCGGTACCTCAAATACCTTAAAGCGGACTGGCAGGGTTTCACTGCAGCATGtgaaagagacacagagtcGCACTGTCATGTTTCACTGCAGGAATCACTTACTCGCTTATGTGGTGGTGATAAACCTGCACTGACCTTTAAAGTTCAGCCAGAACAAGATGAATCTATCGCCTGTGTTCAGCCAACATGTGTTTTTCCACCAGTGGAAGGGGTCAGTTTGTGCAGTGGGCTTCGCCTTGTGGAGTATGACAGCTCTGATGAGTCTGGTCCTGACAGCATGGAGATTTCTGAGGATGCACCAGGGGCGTCTATTAAACAGAGAAGGGGTGGACCACCACCATCAACCAGACAGAAACACTATGAGCCATGTGACTCATCAGGATATCTGAGTGTACCTACATCGACACAGGAAAGAAGACCAGAGGGGCTTTCACCGCAAAGTTTACAGAGCAGGCAGAGATCACATACTCTGTCAGGACAGGGCACCTGTGAAACATTAGTCAGAGTAGTTGCCTGTCTGTCAGAGCTCAGAGAGGTAGTGACCAGGCTGCAGACAAAGAAACTCTTCCCATAcaacccttcctccctcttAAAAATCTTAGCAGGGGTTGAGATTTGTTCCCAGCAATCACCTCCATCACAgtttaataaatga